A region from the Benincasa hispida cultivar B227 chromosome 8, ASM972705v1, whole genome shotgun sequence genome encodes:
- the LOC120082471 gene encoding yrdC domain-containing protein, mitochondrial isoform X1 — MNILPAKMVESLSLIRTFVTFPSSHLGSPNYGLVSFLQQNRGSRVSFPKTTWSLEKCCMRVENCLQALRPASEAFAQEATDALKAGKVIAVPTDTLYGLACDACSSEAVHRIYEIKGRKLTSPLAICVGDVSDITRFAVTDHLPSGLLDSLLPGPVTVVLKRGEASILEKSLNPGLDSIGVRVPDADFIRLISRRSETALALTSANLSGQPSSVCVNDFENLWQHCAYVYDGGVLPAGRAGSTIIDLTERGTYKILRAGSAKEQTVAILERYSLLEEAASI; from the exons ATGAACATACTTCCGGCGAAAATGGTTGAGAGTCTCTCTCTGATCAGAACGTTTGTGACCTTTCCCTCTTCTCACCTAG GTTCTCCTAATTATGGGTTAGTTTCGTTCTTGCAACAAAATAGAGGATCAAGGGTGAGTTTTCCTAAAACGACATGGAGTTTGGAAAAATGTTGTATGCGGGTGGAGAATTGTTTGCAAGCACTTCGTCCTGCCTCTGAAGCTTTTGCTCAAGAGGCTACAGATGCTCTTAAAGCTGGGAAGGTTATTGCGGTCCCTACTGATACTCTCTATGGACTCGCTTGTGATGCTTG TTCTTCTGAAGCAGTCCATAGGATCTATGAAATTAAAGGACGTAAACTTACAAGCCCTCTCGCCATTTGTGTTGGTGATGTCTCTGACATAACTCGTTTTGCTGTAACAGACCATTTGCCTTCTGGTTTGCTTGATTCTCTCCTTCCTGGGCCTGTAACTGTTGTACTGAAAAGAG GTGAGGCAAGTATTCTTGAGAAGTCTTTAAACCCTGGATTGGATAGTATAGGAGTCCGGGTACCTGATGCTGACTTTATTCGGCTTATTTCTCGTAGATCAGAGACGGCATTGGCCCTTACAAGTGCTAATTTAAGTGGACAACCAAGCAGTGTTTGTGTTAATGACTTTGAAAACCTATGGCAACACTGTGCTTATGTATACGATGGTGGTGTTCTTCCTGCTGGACGCGCAGGCTCGACGATCATTGACCTCACCGAGCGAGGCACATATAAGATTCTCAGAGCTGGAAG TGCAAAGGAGCAGACTGTTGCAATACTTGAAAGATATTCACTATTAGAAGAAGCAGCTAGCATTTGA
- the LOC120082471 gene encoding yrdC domain-containing protein, mitochondrial isoform X2, which yields MNILPAKMVESLSLIRTFVTFPSSHLGSPNYGLVSFLQQNRGSRVSFPKTTWSLEKCCMRVENCLQALRPASEAFAQEATDALKAGKVIAVPTDTLYGLACDACSSEAVHRIYEIKGRKLTSPLAICVGDVSDITRFAVTDHLPSGLLDSLLPGPVTVVLKRGILQVRSETALALTSANLSGQPSSVCVNDFENLWQHCAYVYDGGVLPAGRAGSTIIDLTERGTYKILRAGSAKEQTVAILERYSLLEEAASI from the exons ATGAACATACTTCCGGCGAAAATGGTTGAGAGTCTCTCTCTGATCAGAACGTTTGTGACCTTTCCCTCTTCTCACCTAG GTTCTCCTAATTATGGGTTAGTTTCGTTCTTGCAACAAAATAGAGGATCAAGGGTGAGTTTTCCTAAAACGACATGGAGTTTGGAAAAATGTTGTATGCGGGTGGAGAATTGTTTGCAAGCACTTCGTCCTGCCTCTGAAGCTTTTGCTCAAGAGGCTACAGATGCTCTTAAAGCTGGGAAGGTTATTGCGGTCCCTACTGATACTCTCTATGGACTCGCTTGTGATGCTTG TTCTTCTGAAGCAGTCCATAGGATCTATGAAATTAAAGGACGTAAACTTACAAGCCCTCTCGCCATTTGTGTTGGTGATGTCTCTGACATAACTCGTTTTGCTGTAACAGACCATTTGCCTTCTGGTTTGCTTGATTCTCTCCTTCCTGGGCCTGTAACTGTTGTACTGAAAAGAG GTATTTTGCAGGTGAG ATCAGAGACGGCATTGGCCCTTACAAGTGCTAATTTAAGTGGACAACCAAGCAGTGTTTGTGTTAATGACTTTGAAAACCTATGGCAACACTGTGCTTATGTATACGATGGTGGTGTTCTTCCTGCTGGACGCGCAGGCTCGACGATCATTGACCTCACCGAGCGAGGCACATATAAGATTCTCAGAGCTGGAAG TGCAAAGGAGCAGACTGTTGCAATACTTGAAAGATATTCACTATTAGAAGAAGCAGCTAGCATTTGA
- the LOC120083924 gene encoding cytochrome b6-f complex iron-sulfur subunit, chloroplastic-like, translating to MTIVQLCTGGAGGGVVAKDALGNDVLADEWLKAHDPGDRTLIQGLKGDLTYLVVEKDKTLATYGINAVCTHLGCVVPWNAAENKFICPCHGSQYNNQGRVVRGPAPLSFALVHADVDDGKVVFVPWVETDFRTGKNPWWA from the exons ATGACGATTGTCCAACTATG TACTGGAGGTGCTGGTGGTGGAGTTGTTGCCAAGGATGCTCTCGGAAATGATGTTCTTGCAGATGAATGGCTGAAAGCACACGACCCTGGAGACCGAACCCTCATACAGGGCTTGAAG GGAGACCTTACCTACCTTGTAGTCGAGAAGGATAAAACACTTGCGACGTATGGAATCAACGCAGTTTGCACTCACCTCGGATGCGTCGTGCCATGGAATGCAGCTGAGAACAAATTCATCTGTCCTTGCCATGGATCCCAATACAATAATCAAGGCAGGGTCGTCAGAGGACCTGCACCTCTG TCTTTTGCATTGGTTCATGCTGATGTAGACGACGGGAAAGTAGTGTTCGTCCCGTGGGTCGAAACAGATTTTAGAACTGGCAAGAATCCATGGTGGGCTTAA